From one Gemella morbillorum genomic stretch:
- a CDS encoding HIRAN domain-containing protein, which translates to MEKDYITITGTEYYFGNIVFKVGDVISCEKEFDNDYDEEAIKVMIKTFGKVGYVANSSRTVAKGTKSAGRIYDKVGDKFYAKVCFVTGTSVIVEVLKRDENNHKNNRKIHK; encoded by the coding sequence ATGGAAAAAGATTATATTACTATTACAGGGACGGAATACTACTTCGGAAATATAGTTTTTAAAGTAGGAGATGTTATTAGTTGTGAAAAAGAATTTGATAACGACTATGATGAAGAAGCGATAAAAGTTATGATAAAAACTTTTGGTAAAGTTGGATACGTAGCTAATTCAAGTCGTACAGTAGCTAAAGGTACGAAAAGTGCAGGAAGAATTTATGATAAAGTAGGAGATAAGTTCTATGCGAAAGTATGTTTTGTTACTGGTACTTCTGTAATAGTTGAAGTATTAAAAAGAGATGAAAATAATCACAAAAATAATAGAAAAATTCATAAATAA
- a CDS encoding helix-turn-helix transcriptional regulator produces the protein MEKGRYQKLKLLYLLEILRDYSDENTYLSVRELTDLLLKNEIVVERKTLYKDLELLQDYGFNIVVEKNGRENIYALVEREFELVEVKMLIDVIQASKFLTAKKSRDLIIKLKKLASKKQAQKIQRQVYSFEENKYINENIYYNVDAIHNAIAENKQINFNYWQWNYKKEMIDRKNGEVYNISPFALVWNDENYYMVAYDNKKDLIKHYRVDKMRHVVIDENDRVGHENFLKEDISSYSKKIFGMYGGILEKVTLEFKESLIGVVVDRFGKDIIIHRKNDVYQTSVEVMCSRHFLGWIFSLGSDIEIIAPQSVRDLYVKEIEGLLKNYR, from the coding sequence ATGGAAAAAGGAAGATATCAAAAATTAAAGTTATTATATTTATTAGAAATATTAAGAGATTATAGTGATGAAAATACTTATTTAAGTGTTAGGGAGTTAACGGATTTACTCTTAAAAAATGAAATAGTCGTAGAGAGGAAAACGTTATATAAAGATTTAGAATTATTACAAGACTATGGATTTAATATTGTAGTCGAAAAAAATGGTAGAGAGAATATTTACGCTCTAGTGGAGAGGGAGTTTGAACTTGTAGAGGTGAAGATGCTAATAGATGTTATTCAGGCTAGTAAGTTTTTAACTGCTAAAAAATCTCGTGATTTAATTATAAAACTTAAGAAATTAGCAAGTAAAAAGCAAGCACAAAAAATTCAAAGACAGGTATATTCGTTTGAAGAAAATAAATATATTAATGAAAATATTTATTATAATGTAGATGCAATTCATAATGCGATTGCAGAAAATAAGCAGATTAATTTTAATTATTGGCAATGGAATTATAAAAAAGAGATGATAGACAGGAAAAATGGTGAGGTTTATAATATTAGTCCATTTGCATTAGTGTGGAATGATGAAAATTATTATATGGTTGCTTATGATAATAAAAAAGATTTGATTAAGCATTATCGTGTTGACAAAATGCGTCATGTTGTTATTGATGAAAATGATAGAGTTGGTCATGAAAATTTTCTAAAAGAAGATATATCTAGTTATTCAAAGAAAATATTCGGTATGTACGGTGGAATTTTGGAAAAAGTAACTTTAGAGTTTAAAGAATCATTAATTGGGGTTGTTGTCGATAGATTTGGAAAAGATATTATTATTCATAGAAAAAATGATGTTTATCAAACTTCTGTTGAAGTGATGTGTAGTAGGCATTTTCTAGGATGGATTTTTTCTTTAGGTAGTGATATTGAAATAATTGCCCCTCAAAGCGTAAGGGATTTATATGTGAAAGAAATAGAAGGTTTACTAAAAAACTACAGATAG
- the secA gene encoding preprotein translocase subunit SecA yields the protein MAILGKLFDANKREVKSLAKLADKVLAKEEEYASFSDEQLQNKAEEFKEYIEEEKEKGRAVADILDDILVDAFATAREGAFRALGMKPYKVQVMGGIALHRGDIAEMRTGEGKTLTATMPVYLNALSGDGVHVVTVNEYLSKRDAEEMGVLYNYLGLSVGLNLNSMNSEEKRAAYNADITYSTNNELGFDYLRDNMVKSVEARVQRPLNYAIIDEVDSVLIDEARTPLIISGEGQESTSLYQVANAFVKTLKRAEEEDGSDGDYTLDVKTKAIQLSEKGIDKAESYFGLKNLYDLKNVDLTHHINQALKANYTMALDVDYVVAEDGEILIVDQFTGRTMPGRRFSEGLHQAIEAKEGVAIQKESKTMATITFQNFFRMYKKLSGMTGTAKTEEEEFRNIYNMYVTTIPTNKPIIRIDAPDFIYSTMEAKFNAVAREVKECYDRGQPVLLGTVSIETSELVSRLLYKYGVPHKVLNAKQNESEAEIIKQAGQKGSITIATNMAGRGTDIKLGEGVRELGGLAVIGTERHESRRIDNQLRGRSGRQGDPGYSRFYLSLEDELMVRFGADRLQRLMGKTDDTPLESKMVSRSVESAQKRVEGNNYDARKQVLQYDDVLRKQREIMYAERNEVLENEVVTDIIDRMTEEAVEKTIEYATQTLEAHSEKEETEEIVKSLNEKFLGQCPIKEDEYSEVMSDEEIKQLALEKINNEYEQKRELLGDETMNSFERYILLNVIDDRWTDHIDQMDQLRKGIFLRSYGQIDPLREYKNEGHEMFEYMIDEIECEVVANLLRIKVERHEEIELKEEKTNLVTNDSKEHISRGPVRSASREEKKARIAERKQRIKELKAQKQKEEK from the coding sequence ATGGCTATTTTAGGAAAATTATTTGATGCTAATAAAAGAGAAGTAAAAAGTTTAGCAAAATTAGCTGATAAAGTATTAGCTAAAGAAGAAGAATATGCTAGTTTTAGTGATGAACAGTTGCAAAACAAGGCTGAAGAATTTAAAGAATATATTGAAGAAGAAAAAGAAAAAGGCAGAGCAGTTGCTGATATATTAGATGATATATTGGTAGATGCATTTGCAACTGCACGTGAAGGAGCTTTCCGTGCATTAGGTATGAAACCTTATAAAGTTCAAGTTATGGGTGGTATTGCATTACATCGTGGGGATATCGCAGAGATGAGAACAGGGGAAGGTAAAACTCTTACGGCTACAATGCCTGTATATTTAAATGCTTTATCTGGAGATGGTGTTCACGTAGTAACAGTCAATGAATACTTATCTAAACGTGACGCAGAAGAAATGGGAGTTTTATATAATTATCTAGGATTATCAGTAGGATTGAACCTAAACTCAATGAATTCTGAAGAAAAAAGAGCTGCGTATAATGCGGATATTACTTACTCAACAAATAATGAGTTAGGTTTTGACTATTTACGTGATAATATGGTGAAATCTGTAGAAGCTCGTGTGCAACGCCCACTGAATTATGCAATCATCGATGAGGTTGACTCTGTTTTGATTGACGAAGCCAGAACACCTCTTATTATTTCAGGAGAAGGACAAGAGTCTACATCATTATATCAAGTAGCTAATGCTTTTGTTAAGACATTGAAACGTGCCGAGGAAGAAGATGGTAGCGATGGAGATTATACTTTAGATGTAAAAACTAAAGCTATTCAACTTTCTGAAAAAGGTATAGATAAAGCAGAAAGTTACTTCGGACTAAAAAATCTTTATGATTTGAAAAATGTTGATTTAACACACCACATAAACCAAGCGTTAAAAGCGAACTATACTATGGCACTTGATGTAGATTATGTGGTTGCAGAAGATGGAGAAATTCTAATCGTTGACCAATTTACAGGGCGTACAATGCCAGGCCGTCGTTTTTCTGAAGGATTGCACCAAGCTATTGAGGCTAAAGAAGGTGTAGCTATCCAAAAAGAAAGTAAAACAATGGCGACTATTACATTCCAAAACTTCTTTAGAATGTATAAAAAACTTAGCGGTATGACGGGTACAGCTAAAACAGAAGAAGAAGAATTTAGAAATATTTATAATATGTATGTAACGACAATACCAACAAATAAACCTATTATTAGAATAGATGCTCCGGATTTTATTTACTCTACTATGGAAGCCAAATTTAATGCGGTTGCTCGTGAGGTTAAAGAATGTTACGATAGAGGACAACCGGTCCTTTTAGGTACAGTATCTATCGAAACCAGTGAATTGGTTTCTAGACTTCTGTATAAATATGGAGTTCCTCATAAAGTACTGAATGCTAAACAAAATGAAAGTGAAGCAGAAATTATCAAACAAGCAGGACAAAAAGGTTCTATTACGATTGCGACCAACATGGCTGGACGTGGTACGGATATTAAACTAGGTGAGGGAGTTCGTGAACTAGGTGGTTTAGCTGTAATTGGTACAGAACGTCATGAATCACGTCGTATTGATAACCAGTTACGTGGGCGTTCTGGACGTCAGGGTGACCCAGGATATAGTAGATTCTATCTATCATTAGAAGATGAACTTATGGTTCGTTTCGGTGCTGACAGATTACAAAGACTTATGGGTAAAACAGATGATACACCTCTTGAAAGTAAAATGGTCAGCCGCTCTGTAGAAAGTGCTCAAAAACGTGTAGAAGGTAACAACTACGATGCGCGTAAACAAGTTCTTCAGTATGATGATGTTTTACGTAAACAACGTGAAATTATGTATGCTGAAAGAAATGAAGTTTTAGAAAATGAAGTAGTTACTGATATTATTGATAGAATGACAGAAGAAGCAGTTGAGAAAACTATTGAATATGCAACTCAAACATTAGAAGCACATAGTGAAAAAGAAGAAACAGAAGAAATTGTAAAATCACTAAATGAAAAATTCTTAGGACAATGTCCTATAAAAGAAGATGAGTATAGTGAAGTTATGTCTGATGAAGAAATTAAACAACTTGCTCTTGAAAAAATTAATAATGAATATGAACAAAAACGCGAGCTTCTTGGTGATGAGACCATGAATTCATTTGAAAGATATATTCTTTTAAATGTAATAGATGATCGTTGGACAGACCATATCGACCAAATGGATCAACTGCGCAAAGGTATTTTCTTACGTTCATATGGTCAAATAGATCCGCTTCGTGAATATAAAAACGAAGGACATGAAATGTTTGAATATATGATAGACGAGATAGAATGCGAAGTAGTCGCTAACTTATTACGTATCAAGGTTGAACGTCATGAAGAAATAGAGCTTAAAGAAGAAAAAACAAATCTTGTTACTAATGACAGTAAAGAGCATATTTCTCGTGGTCCAGTAAGAAGTGCATCTCGCGAAGAGAAAAAAGCACGTATTGCTGAGAGAAAACAACGTATTAAAGAGTTAAAAGCTCAAAAGCAAAAAGAAGAGAAATAG
- a CDS encoding NAD-dependent protein deacylase, with protein MKKIEELKKIIQESNNIVFFGGAGVSTESNIPDFRSANGIFSVELGRHFTPEQLVSRTMFEKYPEDFFKFYKEHLIYPDAKPNKAHYFLAELETKGKLRAVITQNIDTLHEIAGSKNILKLHGTVDSNYCRKCGKHYNLEEFLSKESIIPLCECGGIIKPYVTLYEEELDMTVFSSAIKYIEQAEVLIIGGTSLSVYPAANLIRHFRGKHLVVINKTSTSQDRMATLVISGKIGEVFEKINNVK; from the coding sequence ATGAAAAAAATAGAGGAATTAAAAAAAATTATTCAAGAAAGTAATAATATAGTGTTCTTTGGTGGTGCTGGAGTTTCTACCGAGTCAAATATACCAGATTTTCGTAGTGCTAATGGTATATTTAGTGTAGAATTAGGACGACATTTTACTCCAGAACAACTGGTATCACGTACGATGTTCGAGAAGTACCCAGAAGATTTTTTTAAATTTTATAAAGAACATTTGATATATCCAGATGCTAAGCCTAATAAAGCACATTATTTTTTGGCAGAACTTGAGACTAAAGGAAAACTTCGTGCTGTTATTACTCAAAATATTGATACTTTGCATGAAATAGCAGGAAGCAAAAACATTTTAAAACTTCATGGTACGGTAGATAGTAACTACTGCCGTAAGTGTGGAAAGCATTATAACTTAGAGGAGTTTTTATCAAAAGAGAGTATTATTCCTCTATGTGAGTGTGGTGGTATTATAAAACCGTATGTTACATTATATGAAGAAGAATTGGATATGACGGTATTTAGTTCTGCGATTAAGTATATAGAGCAGGCAGAGGTGTTAATAATAGGAGGAACCTCACTTAGTGTATATCCAGCCGCAAATTTAATAAGACACTTTAGAGGAAAGCATTTAGTAGTTATAAACAAAACTTCAACTTCTCAAGACAGAATGGCAACATTGGTTATTAGTGGAAAAATAGGGGAAGTTTTCGAAAAGATAAATAATGTAAAGTAG
- a CDS encoding ABC transporter ATP-binding protein, protein MNIIRKIGWFLKLEKKRYIVGILALSLVSVFNLIPSRVIGNVVDNIASGELTNKYLFINLAYLVSAALIMYGLRYVWRVYIFGAAYNLGRLLRFRLFQHFTKMSPSFYQKYRTGDLMAHATNDINSVVMVAGAGVMSAVDASITALVTLGTMVLLISPKLSFIAILPFPFMAYAVNKLGDKNYESFKEAQESFSDLNSKVQENASGVRVTKSFGYGNDEIESFKEINKKVFIKNIIASKYNALFNPMVLVFIGLSYTLTLIFGGIFISNGEMTVGELVTFVTYLDMLVWPLQAIGWLYNIGQRGDVSYGRIEKLLAEESSVKEMAKEGLVAVNGRLEYNISNFVYLDKSVLSEIKFSIEQGQTLGIVGVTGSGKTTLLKLLLREYDVVDGEILLNGENIKNYKLKDLRSLIGYVPQDQVLFAMSIKENIRFADPAYSDERVEEVTKLCGLYNDIKSMPDGIDTIIGERGVSLSGGQKQRIAMSRALIMNPDILILDDSLSAVDAKTENIILENLKEERKGKTTIITAHRLSAIVHADLIIVMDNGKIIERGTHDELLAQDGWYKETYSNQQLEEKLKGGE, encoded by the coding sequence ATGAATATTATCAGAAAAATTGGATGGTTTTTAAAACTCGAAAAGAAACGATATATAGTAGGAATACTTGCATTATCATTAGTAAGTGTTTTTAATTTAATACCATCAAGAGTGATAGGAAATGTTGTTGATAATATTGCGTCAGGAGAGTTAACAAATAAGTATTTATTTATAAATCTAGCTTACTTAGTATCAGCAGCTTTAATAATGTATGGTCTGAGATATGTTTGGCGTGTCTATATCTTTGGTGCAGCGTATAATCTTGGAAGATTATTGCGTTTTAGACTATTTCAACATTTTACAAAGATGTCTCCATCGTTTTATCAAAAATATCGTACAGGTGATTTGATGGCGCACGCTACAAATGATATTAACTCTGTTGTAATGGTTGCAGGTGCAGGAGTGATGTCGGCAGTCGATGCGTCTATTACAGCATTGGTAACTTTAGGAACAATGGTGTTATTAATAAGTCCAAAGTTAAGTTTTATAGCGATATTACCATTTCCGTTTATGGCATATGCAGTTAATAAATTAGGTGATAAAAACTATGAAAGTTTTAAAGAGGCACAGGAATCATTTTCAGATTTAAATAGTAAAGTTCAAGAAAATGCTTCGGGTGTTCGTGTTACTAAGTCATTTGGTTATGGTAATGATGAAATAGAAAGTTTTAAAGAAATTAATAAGAAAGTTTTTATTAAAAACATTATCGCTTCTAAATATAATGCGCTATTTAATCCTATGGTGCTTGTTTTTATTGGACTTTCGTATACTTTGACTTTAATTTTTGGAGGAATCTTTATTTCTAATGGAGAGATGACCGTTGGAGAATTAGTAACCTTTGTTACATACTTGGATATGTTAGTTTGGCCACTTCAAGCAATAGGGTGGTTGTATAATATAGGTCAACGTGGTGATGTTTCTTATGGACGTATTGAAAAATTACTAGCTGAAGAAAGTTCTGTAAAAGAAATGGCAAAAGAAGGATTAGTAGCAGTCAATGGCCGACTAGAATATAATATTTCTAATTTTGTATATTTAGATAAATCAGTATTGTCAGAAATTAAATTTTCAATAGAGCAGGGTCAGACATTAGGTATTGTTGGAGTTACAGGTTCTGGGAAAACAACATTGCTGAAGTTATTACTACGAGAATATGATGTAGTAGATGGAGAAATTCTTTTAAACGGTGAAAATATTAAAAACTATAAATTAAAAGATTTGCGTAGTTTAATAGGGTATGTTCCACAGGATCAAGTATTATTTGCGATGTCTATAAAAGAAAATATTCGCTTTGCTGATCCAGCATATTCGGATGAAAGAGTAGAAGAAGTTACAAAACTTTGTGGCTTATATAATGATATAAAAAGTATGCCAGATGGAATTGATACTATTATTGGTGAAAGAGGTGTTTCATTATCTGGAGGTCAAAAGCAACGTATAGCGATGAGCCGTGCATTAATTATGAACCCGGATATTTTAATACTTGATGATTCTCTATCAGCAGTTGATGCAAAAACGGAAAATATTATTTTAGAAAATCTAAAAGAAGAGAGAAAAGGGAAGACAACGATTATTACTGCCCATAGGTTATCAGCTATTGTTCATGCTGATTTAATTATCGTTATGGATAACGGAAAAATTATTGAACGTGGAACGCATGATGAGTTGTTAGCCCAAGATGGTTGGTATAAAGAAACATACAGTAACCAACAGTTAGAAGAAAAGTTAAAAGGAGGAGAATAA
- a CDS encoding ABC transporter ATP-binding protein — translation MKKNNTFLRLLNYMLRYKTFTAVALTFILLTSIVATAIPLLAQYYIDNYITKGIASAGLGLLIIYYGLFLFRVISTFIGEYYFSKVAYSIVSDLREESFTNLQKLRMAYFDRTPVGSIVSRLTNDTQAVADMFGTIFSSFLNSILMFVVTIGAMISLSPGLTVLMILFLPIMIGSVYLYQRLSSKLVKITRAKLSDLNTKLSESIEGMRIIQAFNQEERLIKGFEEVNKEHLHYMSRSLSVDSLLLRPAMALLKILAYGVILTYFGLSWQTAGFTAGIIYAFIQYTNQLFNPLIELMQNFSVLQTSMIAAGRVFELIDNKEYEPAQKDSNYKIEEGNIEFKNVSFSYDGKNDVLKNISFKVNKGETIAFVGSTGSGKSSIINLFLRFYEFDRGEILVDRRDIKDYSMKELRNKIGLVLQDPFLYHGTIESNIKMYNKSLTESDIKVAAEFVDADEFIMQLPEKYKSPVTERGSTFSSGQRQLLTFARTIAAQPKILILDEATANIDSETEEIIQNSLKKMRKGRTTIAIAHRLSTIQDANCIYVLDKGEIIESGTHTKLLQQKGTYYKMYQLQAGMLNVEKTSN, via the coding sequence TTGAAAAAAAATAATACTTTTTTAAGATTGCTTAATTATATGCTAAGATATAAAACTTTTACAGCAGTCGCATTAACATTTATCCTTTTAACAAGTATTGTAGCTACTGCAATTCCTCTTTTAGCTCAATATTATATTGATAACTATATAACAAAAGGTATTGCAAGTGCAGGGCTTGGTTTATTAATCATCTATTATGGGTTGTTTTTATTTAGAGTTATTTCTACCTTTATAGGTGAATATTACTTTTCAAAAGTTGCGTATAGTATAGTCAGCGATTTGCGTGAGGAGAGCTTTACAAATCTTCAAAAATTAAGAATGGCTTATTTTGATAGAACTCCTGTAGGTTCGATTGTTTCAAGATTAACAAATGATACACAAGCAGTTGCTGATATGTTTGGAACAATTTTTTCTAGTTTTCTTAACTCTATTTTGATGTTTGTTGTAACGATAGGAGCGATGATTTCTCTTAGCCCTGGATTAACAGTTTTAATGATATTGTTTCTTCCAATAATGATAGGCTCGGTTTATTTGTACCAAAGATTATCTAGTAAGCTAGTAAAAATTACTCGTGCTAAACTTAGTGATTTAAATACAAAATTATCGGAATCGATAGAAGGTATGCGAATTATTCAAGCTTTTAATCAAGAAGAACGCTTAATAAAAGGTTTTGAAGAAGTAAATAAAGAACATCTACATTACATGAGTCGTTCTTTATCGGTGGATAGTTTATTACTTCGCCCAGCCATGGCATTGTTAAAAATTTTGGCCTATGGAGTAATATTGACTTATTTTGGGCTTAGTTGGCAAACTGCAGGTTTTACAGCTGGGATAATTTACGCATTTATTCAATATACAAACCAGCTGTTCAATCCACTTATAGAGCTTATGCAAAATTTTTCTGTTTTACAGACATCTATGATAGCTGCAGGGCGTGTTTTTGAACTTATTGACAATAAGGAATATGAACCTGCTCAAAAGGATAGTAATTATAAAATTGAAGAAGGAAATATTGAATTTAAAAATGTGAGTTTTTCTTATGATGGGAAGAATGATGTTTTGAAAAATATTTCGTTTAAGGTAAATAAAGGAGAAACTATTGCATTTGTGGGATCAACTGGTTCTGGGAAATCATCAATAATAAATCTATTTTTAAGATTTTATGAATTTGACCGTGGGGAAATTCTGGTTGATAGACGGGATATAAAAGATTATTCAATGAAAGAATTACGAAATAAAATAGGTTTAGTACTACAAGATCCATTTTTATATCATGGCACTATTGAATCTAATATAAAAATGTATAATAAGTCTTTAACTGAAAGCGATATAAAAGTGGCGGCTGAATTTGTCGATGCTGATGAGTTTATTATGCAGCTACCTGAAAAATATAAAAGTCCAGTTACAGAACGTGGTTCAACTTTTTCAAGTGGACAACGTCAGCTACTTACTTTTGCAAGAACTATAGCAGCACAACCTAAGATTTTAATTTTGGATGAAGCTACAGCAAATATTGATTCTGAAACAGAAGAAATAATACAAAACTCATTAAAGAAAATGAGAAAGGGACGTACGACGATTGCAATTGCTCATAGGTTATCCACTATTCAAGATGCAAACTGTATTTATGTACTTGATAAAGGTGAGATAATTGAAAGTGGGACACACACTAAGTTATTACAACAAAAAGGAACATATTATAAAATGTACCAGCTTCAAGCAGGGATGTTAAATGTAGAAAAAACCTCTAACTAG
- a CDS encoding glycine--tRNA ligase → MEKILSLAKNRGFVFQGSEIYGGLANTWDYGPLGIELKNNIKRAWWKKFIQESPYNVGLDAAIFMNPRTWEASGHVGNFSDPMMDCKSCKSRLRADKLIEEYYFKEKNEDVVVDGLPFEELENIIERENIKCPECGKHDFTNIRQFNLMFKTNQGVVENSTSQIYLRPETAQGIFVNFKNVQRSMRKKLPFGIGQIGKSFRNEITPGNFIFRTREFEQMELEFFCVPGTELDWHKTWKDTCENWLLDLGMTKENIRLRDHDPEELSHYSNATTDIEFKFPFGWGELWGVASRTDYDLKQHMEHSGQDMTYQDLLTNEKYIPYCIEPSVGVDRVLLAFLCDAYNEEEVGENDTRTVLKFHPALAPYKAAILPLSKKLSDKASEVYSQLAADFMVDFDETGSIGKRYRRQDEIGTPFCITYDFESENDGMVTVRERDTMEQTRIAISELKQYIEERVKF, encoded by the coding sequence ATGGAGAAAATTTTATCTCTTGCAAAAAACAGAGGATTTGTATTTCAAGGATCTGAAATTTATGGTGGATTAGCTAATACTTGGGATTACGGTCCATTAGGTATCGAACTAAAAAATAATATAAAAAGAGCATGGTGGAAAAAATTCATTCAAGAGTCACCATATAACGTTGGATTAGATGCTGCTATCTTTATGAATCCGCGTACTTGGGAAGCATCAGGGCACGTTGGAAACTTTTCTGATCCAATGATGGACTGTAAATCATGTAAATCACGTCTTCGCGCTGACAAACTTATTGAAGAATATTACTTCAAAGAAAAAAATGAAGATGTCGTTGTTGATGGACTACCATTTGAAGAATTAGAAAATATTATCGAACGAGAAAATATTAAATGTCCAGAATGTGGTAAACATGATTTTACTAATATTAGACAATTTAACCTTATGTTCAAAACAAATCAAGGTGTTGTAGAAAATTCTACAAGCCAAATTTATCTACGTCCAGAAACTGCACAAGGTATTTTTGTTAACTTCAAAAATGTTCAACGTAGTATGCGTAAAAAACTACCATTCGGTATAGGTCAAATTGGTAAATCATTCCGTAATGAAATTACACCTGGTAACTTTATTTTCCGTACTCGTGAGTTTGAACAAATGGAACTTGAATTCTTCTGTGTGCCAGGGACTGAATTAGACTGGCATAAAACATGGAAAGATACATGTGAAAACTGGCTATTAGATTTAGGTATGACAAAAGAAAATATTCGTCTTCGTGATCATGATCCAGAAGAGCTTTCTCACTACTCTAATGCAACAACTGATATCGAGTTTAAATTCCCATTTGGATGGGGAGAACTTTGGGGAGTTGCTTCAAGAACAGATTACGATTTAAAACAACATATGGAGCACTCAGGGCAAGATATGACTTATCAAGATCTTCTTACTAATGAAAAATATATTCCATATTGTATAGAGCCGTCTGTTGGTGTTGACCGTGTTCTACTAGCATTCTTATGTGACGCATACAATGAAGAAGAAGTAGGAGAAAACGATACTCGTACAGTTCTTAAATTCCATCCAGCACTAGCACCATATAAAGCAGCTATTCTACCACTTTCTAAAAAATTAAGTGACAAAGCTAGTGAAGTTTATTCACAACTTGCAGCTGATTTTATGGTAGATTTTGATGAAACTGGTTCTATCGGTAAACGCTATCGTCGCCAAGATGAAATTGGTACTCCATTCTGTATCACTTATGACTTTGAATCTGAAAATGATGGTATGGTAACTGTCCGTGAACGTGACACAATGGAACAAACTCGTATCGCTATTTCAGAATTAAAACAATATATCGAAGAACGAGTTAAATTCTAA